The following are from one region of the Bos mutus isolate GX-2022 chromosome 18, NWIPB_WYAK_1.1, whole genome shotgun sequence genome:
- the TMED6 gene encoding transmembrane emp24 domain-containing protein 6: protein MFPLLFVAGLVVLNLVSSARSQKTEPLSGTGDQSLFRGADRHDFAIVIPPGGTECFWQFAHQTGYFYFSYEVQRTIGMSHDRHVAATAHTPQGFLIETSKNVRGQINFSTHETGFYQLCLANQQNRFASVQVYLNFGVFYEGPEMDHKENERKQLNDTLDAIEESTRKVHYNIFHMWRHYNFARMRKTADFFLLQSNYNYVNWWSTAQSLVIVLSGILQLYFLKRLFNIPMTTETQKPRC, encoded by the exons ATGTTCCCTTTGCTTTTTGTGGCTGGACTGGTGGTTCTGAACCTAGTGAGCTCTGCTAGGAGCCAGAAGACAGAACCCCTTAGTGGCACTGGGGACCAGTCCCTCTTCCGTGGAGCAGATCGACACGACTTTGCCATTGTGATCCCTCCAGGAGGCACAGAATGCTTCTGGCAATTTGCCCACCAGACTGGCTACTTCTATTTCAGTTATGAG GTTCAGCGGACAATAGGAATGTCACATGACCGGCATGTTGCTGCCACTGCACATACCCCACAGGGTTTCCTTATAGAGACCTCTAAGAATGTTCGGGGACAGATTAACTTCTCTACCCACGAAacag GTTTTTATCAGCTTTGTCTAGCAAACCAGCAAAATCGCTTTGCTTCCGTCCAAGTATACCTCAACTTTGGAGTCTTCTATGAGGGGCCTGAGATGGACcacaaagagaatgaaagaaaacaactgaATGATACTCTGGATGCAATTGAG GAGAGCACACGAAAGGTGCATTACAATATCTTTCACATGTGGCGACACTACAACTTCGCTCGCATGAGAAAAACAGCtgactttttccttctccaatcaaacTATAACTATGTGAATTGGTGGTCAACAGCCCAGAGCCTTGTCATTGTTCTTTCTGGGATCCTGCAGCTGTATTTCTTGAAGCGTCTCTTCAATATCCCAATGACTACAGAAACACAGAAGCCAAGATGCTAA